The following proteins come from a genomic window of Mycobacterium sp. DL:
- a CDS encoding TetR/AcrR family transcriptional regulator, whose product MARDRLLDAAETCLQGKGLSGTTMEDIARHAGVSRATVYRYFASRESVVSGVIVRAAERYLHRTSGRILAHTDLGSAILDFVAVTVRAARREPIIGMLFASDDELAGVGLAEGTSVALFELVAEFLRPVFAAHWHQLEAGVSVDDAAEWILRIILSLLAVRGPRHRSPEGIDAFLRRFLLPALLADTHSCIAATTAE is encoded by the coding sequence ATGGCGCGCGATCGCCTACTCGACGCCGCCGAAACGTGCCTGCAAGGCAAGGGGCTGTCGGGCACCACGATGGAGGATATCGCCAGGCATGCGGGCGTATCGCGCGCCACGGTCTATCGCTACTTCGCTAGTCGCGAATCCGTCGTATCCGGTGTCATCGTCCGCGCAGCGGAACGCTACCTGCACCGCACCAGCGGACGGATCTTGGCGCACACCGACTTGGGCTCTGCCATATTGGACTTCGTTGCAGTCACGGTGCGCGCGGCACGCCGCGAACCGATAATCGGCATGCTCTTCGCCAGCGACGATGAACTCGCCGGCGTGGGACTGGCCGAGGGAACGTCGGTGGCGCTGTTCGAACTCGTCGCCGAGTTTCTGCGACCCGTGTTCGCCGCACACTGGCATCAACTCGAAGCCGGCGTTTCGGTCGATGACGCCGCCGAATGGATTTTGCGCATCATCCTCAGCTTGCTCGCGGTTCGCGGCCCCCGGCACCGCAGCCCCGAAGGAATCGATGCTTTCTTGCGCCGATTCCTGCTTCCCGCGCTACTGGCCGACACTCACAGTTGCATTGCTGCGACAACTGCGGAGTAG
- a CDS encoding PaaI family thioesterase — MDFPQFNKQIAEELQHAGGTSGGLAKYLDFRHIEFSAGRLVVEMDARADLLTPFGTLHGGCLSAMVDHCLGVVFYPVIPPGSWVATTEFKLNLLRPVSSGVCVAVADIIALGKRSGVARIDITNTGRPVCAAQGTVTVVAQSAS; from the coding sequence ATGGACTTCCCCCAGTTCAACAAGCAAATAGCCGAGGAGCTCCAGCACGCGGGGGGAACCTCGGGAGGGCTCGCCAAGTACTTGGACTTCCGCCACATCGAGTTCTCCGCCGGGAGACTGGTAGTGGAAATGGACGCCCGAGCCGATTTGTTGACTCCTTTCGGCACTCTGCATGGCGGATGCCTGTCAGCGATGGTCGACCACTGCTTGGGCGTGGTGTTCTATCCGGTGATCCCACCTGGGTCATGGGTGGCCACAACCGAATTCAAACTGAACCTCCTACGTCCGGTGTCCAGTGGAGTCTGCGTTGCGGTCGCCGACATCATCGCGCTGGGGAAGCGTAGCGGCGTCGCCAGGATCGACATCACCAATACGGGACGCCCGGTATGCGCCGCACAGGGAACAGTGACCGTCGTCGCCCAGAGCGCCTCGTGA
- a CDS encoding alpha/beta hydrolase — protein MTSTFERVRNEDGTALAADVYRHESARAVVILLHGGGQNRHAWATTARRLHARGYTVVAYDARGHGDSEWDPDGRYDLDRLASDLLSIRRYASDGRPPAVVGASLGGMTVLGTHLVAPADLWGAVVLVDITPRMEFHGARRVVSFMGAHPDGFDTLDAAADVIAQYNRHRARPKNLDGLRKVLQQRDDGRWIWRWDPAFIASNFEFLQGDPATGAKEFGAISDLLIEGARRVRAPTLLIRGVHSDVTSQQSVEEFLEVVPHAEAVDVSGTGHMVAGDDNDAFTSAVADFLDRTLNDSSD, from the coding sequence ATGACCTCAACGTTCGAGCGCGTCCGCAACGAAGACGGAACCGCCCTTGCAGCCGATGTCTACCGACACGAATCCGCCCGCGCGGTCGTCATACTGCTGCACGGCGGTGGACAGAACCGCCATGCCTGGGCGACTACCGCGCGCCGCTTACACGCGCGCGGGTATACCGTCGTCGCTTACGACGCCCGCGGTCACGGCGACAGCGAGTGGGACCCCGATGGTCGATACGATCTCGACCGACTTGCATCCGACCTGCTGTCGATTCGCCGATATGCCAGCGATGGCCGCCCGCCAGCTGTCGTTGGCGCATCCTTGGGCGGCATGACGGTGTTGGGAACGCATTTGGTGGCGCCTGCCGATCTGTGGGGAGCCGTCGTACTGGTCGACATAACTCCGCGAATGGAGTTTCACGGAGCACGCCGCGTCGTGTCTTTCATGGGCGCCCATCCCGACGGATTCGATACGCTCGACGCGGCCGCGGACGTCATTGCCCAGTACAACCGGCATCGCGCTCGGCCCAAGAACTTGGACGGTCTCCGAAAGGTCTTGCAGCAGCGCGACGACGGTCGGTGGATCTGGCGATGGGATCCGGCGTTCATAGCTTCCAACTTCGAGTTCCTGCAGGGCGACCCAGCAACTGGTGCCAAAGAATTCGGCGCCATAAGCGACCTTCTCATCGAAGGGGCCCGCCGCGTGCGAGCACCAACGCTTCTCATTCGCGGCGTTCACTCCGACGTGACGTCGCAGCAGTCGGTCGAGGAGTTCCTCGAAGTCGTACCGCACGCCGAGGCTGTCGACGTTTCGGGCACGGGCCACATGGTTGCGGGCGACGACAACGACGCCTTCACTTCGGCAGTCGCAGATTTTCTCGACCGCACGCTGAACGACTCGTCGGACTGA
- a CDS encoding helix-turn-helix domain-containing protein — protein MLDSSEVQDTPGHAVHHLFRDLGDLVRELPESIHGLLIEQVAELAADQQLKELLSDTVAANVDTWFSVVRHSIPFDRMESPTAALEHARRMAQREVPVNALLRAYRLGHQYGLNLIIAGLRSADLPPEEKLALIEHITRVSFRYIDWMSEQVLETYQTERAEWDERRRSLRAQAIRDILNGRDVDLTEASSAMRYFLGATHVALMVWLDRDAGADTDEFIAMERFMQHAVSATGAKQSVYFSIDRLVGCAWMTVHRPSDYLSQLRDFVRAQPDGPRLSVGEPLPGIEGFRRTYRQAEQARVVAVAADGSSRHRIVAARDPGVALASMLMTDDATLKEWIYDVLGPLAQNTASDQRLRDTLRVFLRAGSSFKAAANELQIHANTVKYRVNRALERRGRPIAAERLDVEVALLMCYWLGEVALNPTQALGRS, from the coding sequence GTGCTTGATTCATCCGAAGTTCAAGACACCCCCGGTCACGCGGTTCATCACCTATTCCGAGACCTCGGCGACCTCGTCAGAGAATTGCCCGAGTCCATACATGGCCTTCTGATTGAGCAAGTTGCCGAACTCGCTGCCGATCAACAGCTCAAAGAGCTACTGAGTGACACCGTCGCCGCGAACGTAGACACTTGGTTCTCCGTCGTCCGTCACTCGATCCCGTTCGACCGCATGGAGTCACCGACGGCCGCCCTTGAACACGCCCGGAGGATGGCGCAACGCGAGGTACCCGTCAACGCGCTGCTGCGGGCATACAGGCTCGGGCACCAGTATGGATTGAACCTCATCATCGCTGGCCTTCGGAGCGCGGACCTACCGCCCGAGGAGAAATTGGCGCTCATTGAACACATCACCCGTGTGTCTTTCCGCTACATCGACTGGATGTCTGAGCAGGTCTTGGAGACATATCAGACTGAACGCGCGGAGTGGGACGAGCGCCGACGAAGTTTGCGTGCACAAGCCATTCGAGACATCCTCAACGGACGCGACGTAGACCTGACCGAAGCGTCGTCGGCTATGAGGTACTTCTTGGGCGCAACGCATGTGGCTCTCATGGTATGGCTCGACCGAGATGCGGGCGCCGACACCGACGAGTTCATCGCCATGGAGCGCTTCATGCAACACGCGGTCTCCGCCACTGGAGCGAAGCAATCGGTCTACTTCTCCATCGACCGCCTCGTCGGATGCGCATGGATGACGGTTCACCGCCCGTCGGACTATTTATCGCAGCTGCGCGACTTCGTCCGGGCTCAACCTGACGGCCCAAGACTTTCCGTCGGTGAACCACTTCCGGGGATTGAAGGCTTCCGCCGCACCTACCGACAGGCTGAGCAGGCCCGTGTGGTCGCGGTGGCAGCCGACGGCTCCTCACGGCACCGGATCGTCGCTGCACGAGATCCCGGTGTGGCCCTGGCCTCGATGCTGATGACCGATGACGCGACTCTGAAGGAATGGATTTACGATGTGCTGGGCCCGTTGGCTCAGAACACTGCATCGGACCAGCGTCTACGAGACACGTTGAGGGTGTTCTTGCGTGCCGGTTCCAGCTTCAAAGCCGCCGCCAACGAATTGCAGATACACGCCAATACCGTCAAGTATCGCGTAAATCGAGCACTCGAGCGCCGCGGTCGCCCGATCGCCGCGGAACGATTAGACGTCGAGGTCGCCCTACTGATGTGCTATTGGCTCGGCGAAGTAGCACTGAACCCAACACAAGCCTTGGGGCGGTCCTAG
- a CDS encoding long-chain fatty acid--CoA ligase — protein MDRGIGQWVTKRAFLNGQRTAFVCGDTSFTYSDFDRRTNQVASNLLRLGVRKGDRVAILLVNSVEFMEVLLGCAKIGAITIPINVRLAGPEIGYILADSGADVFVFHEPLAAAAVSALAEPGVRVRHTVRAGGAPADGEIAYPDLLSGGAPEPLDSDVEGRDAAFIMYTSGTTGRPKGAILTHDNLLWNAINVLGAEQGLTGSDVTVAVAPMFHIGGLGVHTLPLLYVGGTSVILPSFNPVSTLKAMAESRATVQFMVPAMWSALTQVPDFDSYDLSALRLAMGGGAPMPLTVIDFMQQRGVPFTEGFGMTETAPMVSVLDAANITTRAGSIGRVAMHVDARIVDADDRDVPADTVGELLVRGPNVFVGYWMKPATTAEAFRGGWFHTGDLGRIDADGYITLVDRKKDMIISGGENVYPIEVEQVLFRHPGVLDAAVVGGPDDKWGERVVAVVVADPAAEQEPSADELIAWCRERLAHFKCPREVHLLPELPRNATGKLLKTELRKRFTGVEGGVVQR, from the coding sequence ATGGATCGCGGTATCGGTCAGTGGGTCACCAAACGGGCCTTCCTCAACGGGCAGCGCACGGCGTTCGTCTGCGGTGACACCAGCTTCACGTACTCCGACTTCGATCGGCGCACCAACCAGGTCGCTTCGAACCTGTTGCGTCTCGGCGTCCGCAAGGGGGACCGGGTGGCCATACTGCTGGTGAACTCGGTCGAGTTCATGGAGGTCCTCCTCGGCTGCGCGAAGATCGGCGCCATCACCATCCCGATCAACGTCCGACTCGCAGGCCCGGAGATCGGCTACATCCTCGCCGACTCCGGCGCCGACGTGTTCGTGTTCCACGAGCCGCTCGCGGCGGCGGCGGTCAGCGCGCTGGCCGAGCCGGGGGTCCGGGTCCGCCACACGGTCCGGGCCGGGGGCGCCCCGGCCGACGGCGAGATCGCCTACCCAGACCTGCTCTCCGGCGGCGCCCCCGAGCCTCTCGACAGCGACGTCGAGGGCCGCGACGCCGCGTTCATCATGTACACCTCGGGCACCACCGGCCGCCCGAAGGGCGCCATCCTCACCCACGACAACCTACTGTGGAACGCCATCAACGTGCTGGGCGCCGAACAAGGCCTGACCGGCAGCGACGTGACTGTTGCAGTCGCCCCCATGTTCCACATCGGCGGGCTCGGGGTACATACGCTGCCATTGCTCTACGTCGGCGGGACCAGCGTGATCCTCCCGTCGTTCAACCCGGTGAGCACGCTCAAGGCGATGGCCGAAAGCCGCGCCACCGTCCAGTTCATGGTGCCGGCGATGTGGTCGGCGCTGACCCAGGTGCCCGACTTCGACTCCTACGATCTCTCCGCGTTGCGTCTGGCCATGGGCGGCGGCGCACCGATGCCGCTGACTGTCATCGACTTCATGCAGCAACGTGGCGTCCCCTTCACCGAGGGATTTGGGATGACCGAGACTGCACCCATGGTCTCGGTCTTGGACGCCGCCAACATCACGACGCGGGCCGGATCAATCGGCCGGGTCGCCATGCACGTCGATGCCCGCATCGTGGACGCCGACGACCGGGACGTCCCGGCCGACACCGTCGGCGAACTCCTGGTGCGCGGACCCAACGTGTTCGTCGGGTACTGGATGAAGCCGGCGACCACCGCCGAGGCCTTCCGGGGCGGCTGGTTCCACACCGGCGACCTCGGCCGGATCGACGCCGACGGCTACATCACGCTCGTCGACCGCAAGAAGGACATGATCATCTCGGGCGGGGAAAATGTCTACCCCATCGAGGTCGAGCAGGTGCTGTTCCGTCACCCCGGTGTGCTCGACGCCGCGGTGGTCGGCGGTCCGGACGACAAGTGGGGTGAGCGCGTCGTCGCGGTGGTGGTGGCCGACCCAGCCGCCGAGCAGGAACCCAGCGCCGACGAACTGATCGCCTGGTGCCGCGAACGGCTGGCGCATTTCAAGTGCCCCCGCGAAGTGCACCTCCTTCCCGAGCTGCCCCGCAACGCCACCGGCAAGCTCCTCAAGACCGAGCTGCGCAAGCGATTCACCGGCGTCGAGGGCGGCGTCGTCCAGCGCTGA
- a CDS encoding acyl-CoA dehydrogenase family protein translates to MELHETEERRALRKAVSEIAKDFGHDYYVAKSLGGEKSSELWQAVGKQGFLGVNIAEQYGGGGGGIYDMQIVGEELAAAGCPLLMTVVSPTICGTIIEAFGSDELKARWLPGIASGEIIMAFAITEPDAGSNSHNISTHAKRVGGDWVLNGTKYYISGVDEAEAILVVTRTATDDRGRGRLSLLVVPTDAPGLTKTLIPVQAVTPEKQFTLFFDDVRVPAENLIGAENDGLRQVFMGLNPERIMGAALGNGIGRYALDKASAYARERKVWDVPIGAHQGLSHPLAHAKIQLELARLMTQRAASLHDAGDPGSAEASNMAKYAAAEAGILALDQAIQTHGGNGLATEYGLATLWGPVRLMRTAPISREMILNYVAQHSLNLPRSY, encoded by the coding sequence ATGGAACTGCACGAGACCGAGGAACGGCGAGCGCTGCGCAAGGCCGTGTCCGAGATCGCCAAGGACTTCGGGCACGACTACTACGTGGCCAAGTCGCTCGGCGGGGAGAAGAGTTCGGAACTCTGGCAGGCCGTGGGCAAGCAGGGGTTCCTCGGGGTCAACATCGCCGAGCAGTACGGCGGCGGTGGCGGCGGCATCTACGACATGCAGATCGTCGGTGAGGAACTGGCCGCGGCCGGCTGCCCGCTGCTGATGACGGTGGTCTCCCCCACCATCTGCGGCACGATCATCGAGGCTTTCGGCAGCGACGAGCTAAAGGCGCGCTGGCTGCCGGGCATCGCCAGCGGCGAGATCATCATGGCGTTCGCGATCACCGAGCCGGATGCGGGCTCGAACTCTCACAACATCTCCACCCACGCCAAGCGCGTCGGTGGGGATTGGGTGCTCAACGGCACCAAGTACTACATTTCCGGCGTCGACGAGGCGGAGGCCATCCTGGTCGTCACCCGCACCGCGACCGACGACCGCGGCCGCGGACGGCTGAGCCTGCTGGTGGTCCCGACCGACGCGCCCGGGTTGACCAAGACCCTCATCCCGGTGCAGGCGGTGACACCGGAGAAGCAGTTCACGCTGTTCTTCGACGACGTGCGGGTGCCGGCCGAGAACCTGATCGGCGCGGAAAACGACGGTCTGCGTCAGGTGTTCATGGGCCTCAACCCCGAACGCATCATGGGCGCCGCCCTGGGCAACGGCATCGGCCGCTACGCGCTGGACAAGGCGTCGGCCTACGCGCGCGAGCGCAAGGTCTGGGACGTGCCGATCGGAGCCCACCAGGGCCTGTCCCACCCGCTTGCGCACGCCAAGATCCAGCTGGAGCTGGCCCGGCTGATGACCCAGCGGGCGGCCTCACTGCACGACGCCGGCGACCCCGGTTCCGCGGAGGCGTCGAACATGGCCAAATACGCTGCGGCGGAGGCCGGCATCCTGGCCCTCGACCAGGCGATCCAGACCCACGGCGGCAACGGGTTGGCCACCGAGTACGGGCTGGCCACTCTCTGGGGCCCGGTGCGGCTGATGCGCACCGCGCCGATCAGCCGAGAGATGATCCTCAACTATGTGGCTCAGCACAGCCTGAACCTGCCCCGCTCATACTGA
- a CDS encoding biotin carboxylase N-terminal domain-containing protein: MPVIKKLLVANRGEIARRVFRTCRELGIATVAVYSDADADAWHVDDADEAVRLPGSSPAETYLDGDRVIAAALLTGADAVHPGYGFMSENAGFARACADAGLVFVGPPPDAIDAMGSKLTAKAMMADAGVPVLPGGDATGLDPDKLRKLGAEIGYPLLVKASAGGGGRGMRVVESADDLDGAVASASREAMSAFSDGTVFLERYVQRPRHVEIQLLADMHGTVVSLFERECSVQRRHQKVIEEAPSPVVDDDLRARMGAAAVAAAQAVGYVGAGTVEFVLDANGGDDDGTFAFLEMNTRLQVEHPVTELVTGLDLVRLQLLVAMGRPLPAEVSKPRITGHAVEARLYAEDPTKGYLPQTGTLRTMQIPDHVGVRVDSGVRDGSVVSHHYDAMLAKVIAWAPTRAEALGALSAALAGARIHGLTTNRDLLVRVLRHDEFAGRGTDTGFLDRHDVADLGAALIDRDGEGLHAIAATLAQVAGRRAAAPVQPTLPAGWRNNPSQLQSTGWLTADGRERRVGYALLRDGVEVEVDGKPVEDVRVLVQRPDRVVLETGGVRRGYDVVLDGDIAYVDSPAGSTAFTQVPRFLDPSTLKPAGSLTAPMPGSVIRLPVAAGDVVTAGQALVVVEAMKMEHTIASPIDGIVAELSVEVGQQVSTGDALAVVGAADSADED, translated from the coding sequence ATGCCCGTGATCAAGAAGCTGCTGGTGGCCAACCGGGGAGAGATCGCCCGACGCGTGTTTCGCACCTGTCGCGAACTCGGCATCGCGACCGTCGCCGTGTACTCCGACGCCGACGCCGACGCCTGGCACGTGGACGATGCCGACGAGGCCGTCCGGCTACCGGGTTCCTCGCCGGCGGAGACCTACCTCGACGGTGACCGGGTGATCGCCGCCGCCCTCCTCACCGGCGCCGACGCCGTGCATCCCGGCTACGGCTTCATGTCGGAGAACGCCGGCTTCGCGCGGGCCTGCGCCGACGCCGGGCTCGTGTTCGTCGGCCCGCCGCCGGATGCCATCGACGCGATGGGTTCCAAGCTGACGGCCAAGGCGATGATGGCCGATGCGGGCGTGCCGGTTCTCCCGGGCGGCGACGCGACCGGCCTGGACCCCGACAAGCTGCGCAAGCTCGGCGCCGAGATCGGCTACCCGCTGCTGGTCAAGGCGAGCGCGGGTGGCGGCGGGCGCGGCATGCGGGTTGTCGAGTCGGCCGACGACCTCGACGGAGCCGTGGCCTCGGCCTCGCGCGAGGCGATGTCGGCGTTCTCGGACGGCACGGTGTTCCTCGAGCGGTACGTGCAGCGTCCCCGCCACGTTGAGATCCAGCTGTTGGCCGACATGCACGGCACGGTTGTCTCGCTGTTCGAGCGGGAGTGCTCGGTGCAGCGCCGCCACCAAAAGGTCATCGAGGAGGCGCCCTCGCCCGTCGTCGACGACGACCTGCGCGCCCGGATGGGCGCGGCGGCGGTCGCGGCGGCACAGGCCGTGGGTTACGTCGGGGCCGGAACGGTCGAGTTCGTCCTCGACGCGAACGGCGGCGATGACGACGGGACGTTCGCCTTCCTGGAGATGAACACCCGGCTGCAGGTCGAGCACCCGGTCACCGAACTCGTCACCGGGCTCGACCTCGTGCGCCTGCAGTTGCTGGTGGCGATGGGTCGGCCACTGCCTGCCGAGGTGAGCAAGCCGCGGATCACCGGCCACGCGGTCGAGGCCCGGCTCTACGCCGAGGACCCCACGAAGGGCTACCTGCCGCAGACCGGAACGCTGCGCACGATGCAGATCCCCGACCACGTCGGGGTCCGGGTGGACTCCGGCGTGCGCGACGGCTCGGTGGTCAGCCACCACTATGACGCCATGCTGGCCAAGGTGATCGCCTGGGCGCCCACCCGCGCCGAGGCGCTCGGCGCGCTGTCCGCCGCGCTCGCCGGCGCCCGGATCCACGGACTCACCACCAACCGGGATCTGCTGGTTCGCGTTCTGCGCCACGACGAGTTCGCCGGACGCGGCACCGACACCGGGTTCCTCGACCGCCACGACGTGGCCGACCTCGGCGCAGCCCTCATCGACCGCGACGGGGAGGGCTTGCACGCCATCGCGGCCACACTCGCCCAGGTCGCGGGACGCCGCGCGGCGGCCCCCGTCCAGCCGACGCTGCCTGCCGGGTGGCGCAACAACCCGTCCCAACTGCAGTCCACCGGATGGCTGACCGCCGACGGCCGCGAGCGTCGGGTGGGCTATGCGCTGCTCCGCGACGGCGTCGAGGTCGAAGTCGACGGCAAACCGGTCGAGGACGTCAGGGTGCTCGTGCAGCGGCCGGACCGGGTGGTCCTGGAGACCGGCGGGGTACGGCGCGGCTACGACGTCGTCCTCGACGGCGACATCGCCTACGTTGACAGCCCTGCCGGGTCCACTGCGTTCACCCAGGTACCGCGGTTCCTGGACCCCAGCACGCTCAAGCCGGCGGGCTCGCTGACGGCGCCTATGCCGGGTTCGGTGATCCGGCTGCCCGTCGCCGCGGGCGACGTCGTGACGGCCGGGCAGGCCTTGGTCGTGGTGGAGGCGATGAAGATGGAACACACCATCGCCAGCCCGATCGACGGGATCGTCGCCGAACTCTCGGTCGAGGTGGGTCAGCAGGTGTCCACCGGCGATGCCCTCGCGGTGGTCGGAGCGGCCGACAGTGCAGACGAGGATTGA
- a CDS encoding carboxyl transferase domain-containing protein — protein MIDVLPDRVDTRAPVYLENREGLIAQLHALAEQLALANGGGGEKYVARHRSRGKMLARERVELLIDPDTAFLELCPFAAWGTKFPVGGSVVVGIGIVEGVESMIIAHDPTVRGGASNPYTFRKVFRGMAVARENRLPIINVVESGGADLPTQAEIFVPGGQLFNDLTQHSAQGLPTLALVFGNSTAGGAYIPGMCDYVVMVRNRSKVFLGGPPLVKMATGEVSDDESLGGADMHARTSGLADYMAEDEQDAIRIGRRIMARLNWRKLGPGPTQPPTPPLRDPDQLLGIASVDPKVPFDPRDVIARIVDGSAFDEFKPLYGTSLVTGWASIHGYPVGILANARGILFSEEAEKAAQFIQLANQIDTPLVFLQNTTGYMVGAEYEQGGIIKDGAKMINAVSNSAVPHLTIVMGASYGAGNYGMCGRSYFPRFLFTWPNSRSAVMGPAQLAGVLSIVARESAADRGLPFDEEADAQMRAAVEGQIERESLALANSGRLYDDGIIDPRDTRTVLGFCLSVVHNSEIRGQRGYGVFRM, from the coding sequence TTGATTGACGTCCTGCCCGACCGGGTCGACACCCGCGCGCCGGTATACCTCGAGAATCGCGAGGGACTCATCGCGCAGCTCCATGCGCTCGCCGAACAGCTGGCGCTGGCCAACGGTGGCGGCGGCGAGAAGTACGTCGCCCGGCACCGTAGCCGCGGCAAGATGCTGGCTCGGGAGCGCGTCGAGCTGCTCATCGACCCCGACACGGCCTTCCTGGAACTCTGTCCGTTCGCGGCGTGGGGCACGAAGTTTCCGGTGGGCGGCAGCGTTGTGGTCGGCATCGGCATCGTCGAAGGCGTCGAGTCGATGATCATCGCGCACGACCCGACCGTGCGCGGCGGAGCCTCGAACCCCTACACCTTCCGAAAAGTGTTCCGGGGCATGGCAGTCGCCCGCGAGAACCGGCTGCCCATCATCAACGTCGTCGAGTCGGGCGGGGCGGACCTGCCCACGCAGGCCGAGATCTTCGTGCCCGGGGGCCAGCTATTCAACGACCTCACCCAGCACAGCGCGCAGGGCCTGCCGACACTGGCGCTGGTATTCGGTAACTCGACGGCAGGCGGCGCGTACATCCCCGGCATGTGTGATTACGTGGTGATGGTCCGCAACCGGTCCAAGGTCTTCCTCGGTGGTCCGCCGCTGGTGAAGATGGCGACCGGCGAAGTGTCCGACGACGAGTCGCTCGGCGGCGCCGACATGCACGCCCGCACCTCCGGGCTGGCCGACTACATGGCCGAGGACGAGCAGGACGCCATCCGGATCGGGCGGCGCATCATGGCCAGACTGAACTGGCGCAAGCTCGGGCCCGGCCCGACACAGCCACCGACCCCCCCGCTGCGAGACCCCGACCAACTCCTCGGGATCGCTTCGGTGGACCCGAAGGTTCCCTTCGACCCACGTGATGTCATCGCCCGAATCGTGGACGGGTCCGCCTTCGACGAGTTCAAGCCGCTATACGGCACCTCGCTGGTCACCGGTTGGGCCTCGATCCACGGATACCCGGTAGGGATCCTTGCCAACGCGCGCGGAATCCTGTTCAGCGAGGAGGCGGAGAAGGCCGCCCAGTTTATTCAGCTGGCGAACCAGATCGACACGCCACTGGTGTTTCTGCAGAACACCACCGGCTACATGGTCGGCGCGGAGTACGAGCAGGGTGGCATCATCAAGGACGGCGCGAAGATGATCAACGCCGTCTCCAACAGCGCTGTCCCACACCTGACGATCGTGATGGGCGCGTCCTACGGTGCGGGCAATTACGGGATGTGCGGGCGGTCCTACTTTCCCCGCTTCCTGTTCACCTGGCCCAACTCGCGTTCGGCCGTCATGGGCCCGGCCCAGCTCGCGGGCGTGCTGTCGATCGTGGCCCGCGAGTCGGCCGCCGACCGGGGGCTCCCGTTCGACGAGGAGGCCGACGCCCAGATGCGCGCTGCCGTCGAGGGCCAGATCGAGCGTGAGTCGTTGGCGCTGGCCAACAGCGGCAGGCTCTACGACGACGGGATCATCGACCCGCGCGACACCCGTACCGTTCTCGGGTTCTGCCTTTCCGTGGTCCACAACAGCGAGATCCGTGGCCAGCGTGGCTACGGCGTGTTCCGGATGTGA
- a CDS encoding acyl-CoA dehydrogenase family protein, whose translation MTPERISLRNLAMSFTQKEIVPHLQDWEDAGELPRELHRRAAAAGLLGIGFAEEIGGSGGDLRDLVLLTEAVMEAGGSSGLLASLLTHHIAVPHMAAQGDPEQIRSFVAPTLAGEKIGSLGITEPDTGSDVAGIRTTARRDGDHYVVNGAKLFITSGVRADFVTTAVRTGGPGPSGISLLVVERGATGFLVSRALKKMGWLCSDTAELGFTDVRVPVVNLVGPEGSGFLQIMQQFQVERAFIAVQCYATAQRCLDLTLDWVKKRETFGRPLSTRQVVRHKIVDIATAVDVARTYTRAAVDRIVAGDTDVRMVSMAKNQAVEACALAVDTAVQLYGGMGYLRETEVERHYRDSRILGIGGGTTEIMKEIIAKQIGL comes from the coding sequence ATGACGCCCGAGCGCATCTCGTTGCGCAACCTCGCGATGTCGTTCACCCAGAAGGAGATCGTTCCTCACCTGCAAGACTGGGAGGACGCCGGAGAGCTCCCTAGAGAACTCCACCGCCGCGCAGCCGCAGCGGGGTTGCTGGGCATCGGGTTCGCCGAAGAGATCGGTGGCTCCGGCGGTGACCTGCGCGACCTGGTGCTGCTCACCGAGGCCGTGATGGAGGCCGGCGGCTCGTCGGGCTTACTGGCCAGCCTACTTACGCATCACATCGCAGTGCCCCATATGGCCGCGCAGGGCGATCCCGAGCAGATCCGCAGCTTCGTGGCGCCGACCCTGGCCGGGGAGAAGATCGGCAGCCTTGGCATCACCGAACCCGACACCGGTTCTGACGTCGCCGGCATCCGCACTACCGCACGGCGCGACGGCGACCACTACGTGGTCAACGGTGCGAAGCTGTTCATCACCTCGGGTGTCCGCGCCGATTTCGTGACCACCGCCGTGCGTACCGGCGGCCCGGGCCCGTCGGGGATTTCTCTGCTCGTGGTGGAGCGTGGCGCCACGGGTTTCTTGGTCTCGCGGGCACTGAAGAAGATGGGCTGGCTGTGCTCCGATACCGCCGAACTCGGATTCACCGACGTGCGCGTGCCGGTGGTCAATCTGGTTGGCCCCGAAGGCAGCGGATTCCTGCAGATCATGCAACAGTTCCAGGTCGAACGTGCTTTCATCGCCGTCCAGTGCTACGCCACGGCCCAGCGCTGCCTCGACCTGACGCTGGATTGGGTGAAGAAGCGCGAAACCTTCGGTCGACCGCTATCCACCCGACAGGTGGTGCGGCACAAGATCGTCGATATCGCGACGGCCGTCGACGTCGCCCGTACGTACACCCGTGCCGCTGTGGACCGCATCGTCGCCGGAGACACCGACGTGCGGATGGTCTCGATGGCCAAGAACCAAGCCGTAGAGGCCTGCGCGCTCGCCGTTGACACGGCCGTCCAACTATACGGTGGCATGGGCTACCTACGCGAGACCGAGGTCGAAAGGCACTATCGCGATTCGCGCATCCTGGGTATCGGGGGCGGCACCACCGAAATCATGAAGGAGATCATCGCCAAGCAGATTGGCCTCTGA